From the Brassica napus cultivar Da-Ae chromosome A8, Da-Ae, whole genome shotgun sequence genome, one window contains:
- the LOC106361423 gene encoding nuclear pore complex protein NUP58-like yields the protein MSSFNPFSTPQRHQQTPQSPFQTPQQTPQPQSISFFSHPQPQQQQPPSFQPQQFQQQQLYLFTNDEAPASYSTEWTDLHPDSQKLLLEIEKKILEYSSESQRLDQCNRLDDLSLSSEGFGFDASRIVQELGGINTTMDRQKAVLHELMLAVKDMFRNSEVAVGSFMMLQPRSRRSKPGGGGGRGAVVVSGGDSQQPQAQGQGVNSAPASSGEQQAVQVSYFYRGIPKKPTAFLLQTVVRFEKYLGQCRQWVEELEQLLALDSDKYNRHVLVLESLPNVMSNVHAFFVHVAAKVENIHQYIESMRTAYLADQRRRGECNDPFLEADRRETAKQEAAAKRVHPTLHLPVATSTRTQVTGFINNSATPGSSNAPQTPAALPRSGAGLFPDTPASAPSSSLVATPVRLVFGAPPASGSLFGPPSPSNPATPPQFAGPSPGSGAKFSSLTRPSRFKSRTSRR from the exons ATGTCGTCGTTCAATCCATTCTCTACCCCACAGCGACATCAGCAGACACCTCAATCACCGTTTCAGACTCCGCAACAGACGCCTCAGCCGCAGAgcatctccttcttctctcaTCCGCAACCGCAGCAACAGCAACCACCGTCGTTTCAGCCGCAACAGTTCCAGCAGCAGCAGCTGTATTTGTTCACGAACGATGAAGCTCCGGCGAGTTACAGCACCGAGTGGACTGATCTTCATCCCGATTCTCAGAAACTTCTCCTTGAGATTGA AAAGAAGATATTGGAGTACAGTAGTGAAAGCCAGAGGTTAGATCAATGCAATCGTCTTGACGATTTGTCTCTATCCAGTGAAGGCTTTGGGTTTGATGCAAGCCGCATTGTTCAG GAGCTTGGTGGGATTAATACTACCATGGACAGACAGAAAGCTGTTCTCCACGAGCTTATGTTGGCTGTTAAAGATATGTTTCGTAACTCAGAGGTTGCTGTTGGGTCTTTCATGATGCTACAGCCAAGATCCCGACGTTCTAAaccaggaggaggaggaggaagaggagctGTTGTTGTTAGTGGTGGTGATTCTCAGCAACCTCAGGCGCAGGGACAGGGAGTTAACTCAGCTCCAGCTTCCTCTGGTGAACAACAAGCAGTTCAAGTTTCTTACTTTTACCGTGGGATCCCTAAGAAGCCTACAGCTTTTCTTCTCCAAACAGTTGTGAGATTTGAGAAGTATCTTGGCCAGTGCCGGCAATGGGTTGAGGAGCTGGAGCAGTTACTTGCTTTGGATTCTGACAAGTATAATCGACATGTTTTAGTTTTGGAATCTCTTCCGAATGTCATGTCTAATGTGCATGCCTTCTTTGTTCATGTGGCTGCTAAG GTAGAGAATATTCACCAGTACATTGAATCGATGAGAACAGCGTATCTTGCTGACCAGCGACGGAGAGGAGAATGCAATGATCCGTTTCTTGAGGCTGATCGAAGGGAAACAGCGAAACAGGAAGCTGCTGCTAAGAGGGTCCACCCAACTCTCCATCTACCTGTTGCTACTAGTACAAGAACACAAGTTACTGGGTTTATTAATAACTCAGCGACTCCAGGGTCTTCAAATGCTCCACAAACACCTGCAGCCTTACCAAGGTCAGGAGCTGGCTTGTTTCCTGACACACCTGCTTCAGCACCTTCGTCTTCTCTCGTTGCTACACCAGTTAGACTAGTTTTCGGTGCTCCACCAGCTTCTGGATCTTTGTTTGGCCCGCCATCTCCATCAAATCCTGCTACGCCTCCACAGTTTGCAG GTCCTTCACCTGGTTCAGGAGCCAAGTTCAGTTCTCTGACA AGACCTTCCAGGTTCAAATCCCGAACTTCACGACGTTAG
- the BNAA08G15510D gene encoding uncharacterized protein DDB_G0286299: MSDNKDHNSDSDSDGAPEEFTQEQAKLEDAALRKIERENKARVAREKKESRRRLAEKITPRKPRKVETFEDIEEEEEHEEDPEALANKGFLSKNIIDFLAQRDKQKNSSDSEEEEANKDHPRKKKRKSSGIETLYKEIPPPECLKTGLDFLKKRKAQVPRSSSILNNSSQALRLVTGAKKQPQRK; this comes from the exons ATGTCAGATAACAAAGACCACAACTCCGACTCAGACTCCGACGGTGCACCGGAGGAATTCACACAGGAACAG gcaaAGTTGGAAGATGCAGCCTTGaggaagatagagagagagaataagGCTAG GGTTGCCCGCGAGAAGAAAGAGAGTCGAAGGCGTTTAGCAGAGAAGATAACGCCAAGGAAACCACGAAAGGTTGAAACTTTCGAAGAtatagaagaggaagaagagcatGAGGAAGACCCTGAAGCTCTTGCAAACAAGGGGTTCCTTTCCAAAAACATCATTGACTTTCTTGCACAGCGGGATAA ACAGAAAAACAGTTCGGATTCTGAAGAAGAGGAGGCCAACAAAGACCACCCGAGAAAGAAAAAGCGAAAGAGCTCAGG TATTGAGACGTTATACAAGGAGATTCCACCACCAGAATGCTTGAAAACAGGGTTAGATTTCTTAAAGAAGCGTAAAGCACAAGTCCCTAGATCATCTTCAATCCTCAACAACTCCAGCCAAGCTCTCCGACTTGTCACCGGGGCCAAGAAGCAGCCACAGAGAAAATAA
- the BNAA08G15520D gene encoding uncharacterized protein BNAA08G15520D — translation MNTSVRAGFSSMKAPSKHVTTQEEKKKKMVSQGNETLANRRRANKEKKMDLLQDVDKLKRKLRQEENVHRALERAFTRPLGALPRLPSYLPRHTLELLAEVAVLEEEVVRLEEQVVSFRQGLYQEAVYISSKSNGLNENSPVRSTKHQRSKSMSQHELKSMITPPKKYQQSLSPSRSISSRKLFSSDQTVNDKQASPKPNVSSVVTKPVDVRGKENQTSSNGLKDKKIKESPEKRLMKPLSKLDDRLADQDKAQESVSEPVQSGTAANRVSEELLRCVVSIILRISSSKDIVLDPYSNCSEWRTRELGAYKNLCSVDASSINLGRRINALFLIHRLKFLLNKLSVVNLDGLSHQQKLAFWINTYNSCVMNGFLEHGIPETPEMVVALMQKAKIVVGGHSLNAITIEHFILRLPYHLKFNCPKTATHEEMKAHSTFGLEWSEPLVTFALSCGSWSSPAVRVYTAASVEKELEAAKRDYLQASVWISKKNKLMIPKVLDWYLLDFAKDVESLLDWVCLQLPDKLREEAMKCVERKNKESLMALVQVVPYDFSFRLLLHQ, via the exons ATGAACACTAGTGTTCGAGCTGGTTTTTCCTCCATGAAAGCTCCTTCGAAGCATGTCACCACTCAA gaggaaaagaagaagaagatggtgtcCCAAGGCAATGAAACTTTAGCTAATCGGCGCAGAGctaacaaagaaaagaaaatggatTTGCTACAAGAT GTTGATAAGCTAAAGAGGAAGCTGAGACAAGAGGAGAATGTGCATAGAGCATTGGAGAGAGCTTTCACTAGACCTTTAGGAGCTTTACCTCGTCTTCCCTCTTATCTCCCTCGACAT ACACTGGAGCTTCTTGCTGAAGTAGCTGTTCTTGAAGAGGAAGTAGTTCGGTTAGAAGAGCAAGTTGTTAGCTTCAGACAAGGTCTATACCAAGAAGCTGTTTACATTTCTTCAAAGAGTAACGGTCTGAACGAGAATTCTCCAGTTAGAAGCACTAAACACCAGAGATCTAAATCCATGTCACAACATGAGTTGAAATCTATGATCACTCCTCCTAAAAAGTATCAACAGTCTCTTAGTCCTAGCAGAAGCATCTCAAGTAGGAAACTCTTCTCCTCTGATCAGACAGTTAATGACAAACAAGCATCGCCTAAACCAAATGTAAGCAGTGTTGTTACTAAGCCAGTTGATGTGAGAGGGAAAGAGAATCAGACCTCTAGTAACGGTTTAAAAGACAAGAAGATTAAAGAATCACCTGAGAAGAGACTTATGAAACCTTTGAGTAAGCTAGATGATAGATTAGCAGACCAAGACAAAGCACAGGAGAGTGTCTCGGAACCGGTGCAAAGTGGAACTGCAGCAAACAGAGTTTCAGAGGAATTACTGAGATGCGTGGTGAGTATTATCTTGAGGATTAGCTCGTCCAAGGACATTGTGTTGGATCCATATAGTAACTGTTCAGAATGGAGAACAAGAGAGCTTGGTGCATACAAGAATCTTTGCTCAGTTGATGCATCTTCCATTAATCTTGGGAGAAGAATCAATGCTTTATTTCTGATCCATCGTCTCAA GTTCCTGCTTAATAAGCTTTCAGTTGTAAATCTAGATGGTCTTAGCCACCAACAGAAGCTTGCATTCTGGATAAATACTTATAACTCATGTGTGATGAAT GGTTTCTTGGAGCATGGGATCCCTGAGACCCCTGAGATGGTTGTTGCCCTTATGCAAAAG GCAAAAATAGTTGTAGGAGGACACTCACTTAATGCTATCACAATTGAACACTTCATCTTGAGACTTCCATATCACTTAAAGTTT AATTGTCCCAAAACTGCAACACATGAAGAGATGAAAGCTCATAGCACATTTGGATTGGAATGGTCAGAACCTTTGGTCACTTTTGCTCTCTCCTGTGGAAGCTGGTCTTCTCCTGCT GTAAGGGTTTATACAGCAGCAAGTGTAGAAAAAGAGTTAGAAGCTGCAAAGAGGGATTATCTTCAAGCATCTGTATGGATCTCAAAGAAGAACAAACTAATGATTCCAAAGGTATTAGATTGGTATTTGCTAGATTTTGCAAAAGATGTGGAATCTTTGTTAGATTGGGTTTGCCTTCAGTTGCCTGATAAACTCAGAGAAGAAGCTATGAAGTGTGTGGAAAGAAAGAACAAAGAATCACTCATGGCGTTGGTTCAAGTAGTACCATATGACTTCAGTTTCAGGTTGCTTTTGCATCAATGA
- the LOC106359948 gene encoding methionine aminopeptidase 1D, chloroplastic/mitochondrial-like gives MIIENGAYPSPLGYGGFPKSVCTSVSECICHGIPDSRPLEDGDIINIDVTVYLNGYNGDTSATFFCGDVDEKAKKLVQVTKESLDKAISICGAGVKYKKIGKTIHDHADKHKYGVVRQFVGHGIGRVFHSDPVVLHFRNNEAGRMVLNQTFTIEPMLTVGSIKPVMWDDDWTVITEDASLSAQFEHTILITKHGAEILTNC, from the exons ATGATTATAGAGAATGGAGCTTATCCTTCTCCACTTGGCTATGGAGGTTTCCCTAAAAGTGTTTGCACTTCTGTCAGTGAATGCATTTGCCATGGCATCCCTGATTCACGACCACTTGag GATGGAGATATAATCAACATTGATGTCACGGTttacttaaac GGTTATAACGGTGATACTTCAGCTACTTTCTTCTGTGGAGATGTCGACGAGAAAGCTAAAAAGCTAGTCCAG GTGACAAAGGAGTCTCTAGACAAAGCGATATCAATATGTGGAGCTGGAGTAAAGTACAAGAAAATCGGCAAAACCATTCA TGATCATGCAGATAAACATAAGTATGGAGTTGTTAGACAGTTTGTAGGCCATGGTATTGGACGTGTCTTCCATTCTGATCCTGTTGTTCTTCACTTCC GGAACAATGAAGCTGGACGCATGGTGTTGAATCAAACCTTCACCATAGAACCGATGCTTACGGTAGGAAGCATAAAACCGGTTATGTGGGATGATGATTGGACCGTGATAACAGAAGATGCAAGTCTCTCTGCGCAGTTCGAGCATACCATTCTTATAACCAAACATGGAGCTGAGATATTAACCAACTGTTAG